The sequence GCATCCGCCGGCTGTTCGGCCATCAGCTCCCAGTCGGAGCGCCCGGCGAAGCTGGCCGCGTTGAGGGCATCGATCGCCGCAGCCCCGCCCGGCGCCGCGCTCAATCCGAGCTTGTAGACATTGAGCGTCAGTCCAACCTCGGCGGCCCAACCCTGCAGGCTGCGGCTACGTGCGACGTAAAGTGTGGGCATGGTCCGTTTCTCCCCTTGTCCTTTTTCCGCTAACTTCTTCTGCGGCTTTTTTCCGCCGACTTGCTTCGCTGGACGCGACCATAGCCACCCGCACGCCGCGCGGCAAATCTGGTTGACCGGTCGCGCGCCCGGCGCGCATCGTTTGCCGGTTGCCAGATAAGGAGCCGTTATGCCGTCGTTCGAGCCGCGCAACCCCGATTTCCGTGCCGTCCTTGCCCACTACGTCGGGGCGCAGAACTACCTGTCGCTGCTTGGCGTGGAACTGGCCCGCGTCGAGCCGGGCGAGGCCGACTACCGGGTACCCTACCGCGCCGACCTGGTGCAGCAGAACGGCTTCTTCCACGGCGGGGTGATCGGTGGCATCGCCGAAGCGGTGATGGGCGCGGCCGCGGCAACGCTGGTCGCCGCCGGTGCCAACGTCGTCGGCGCCGAATACAAGATCAACCTTCTAGCGCCGGGACAGGGGGTGGCGCTGCTCGCCTGTGGCGTCGTCGTCCGCCCCGGGCGTCTGATCGTCTGCCGCGCCGACGTCTTTTCCCTGGCCGAAGACGGATCGCGCACGCTCAGCGCCATCGCCCAGGGCTCGATGGCGGTCATCGCGCCGCGCTAGGGTGTCGCGCCGGTTTGGACTGGTTGGCCGATTAGTTGGCCGGCGGACGCCGGTGCCGGCTCACCCGCACTTCGAGTACCCGCAGCTCGTGCAGGTATCGCAGCCCTCCTGGCGGACCAGCGAGGGCGCGCCGCACTTCGGGCACTGGCGGAAGCGCGGATCGGTGGCGAGGCCGACGACCTTGCGCAGTGACGGCGCGGCGGCCTCGCCGGCCGGCTGCTCCGGCTGAATGAAGCCGATGTCGATCATGTGGGTTTCGATCACCTCGCCGATCGCCGCCAGCAGGCTCGGCACGTAACGGCCGCGCATCCATTGTCCGCCGCGCGGATCGAACACCGCCTTGAGTTCCTCGACGACGAAGGAGACGTCGCCGCCGCGGCGGAAGACGGCGGAGATCATCCGCGTCAGCGCCACCGTCCAGGCGAAGTGCTCCATGTTCTTCGAGTTGATGAACACCTCGAACGGCCGCCGCCGGCCGTCCTGGACGATATCATTGAGAGTGATGTAGATGGCGTGGTCGCTCTCTGGCCAGCGCACCTTGTAGGTCTTGCCGGGCAGCGCCTCCGGCCGGTCGAGCGGGCGGAACATCTGCACGATCGCCCCGGAATCGCCGAGGTCCTGCGGCTTTGCCGTGGTCGTCGGCGGCGCCAGCGGCAGTTCCGGCTGCTCCAGCGGCTCGCCGTGCGTTTCCGCTTCGCGGACCTCGAGCACCGCGCCGGTGATCTCGTTCGGCCGGTAGGTGGTGCAGCCCTTGCATCCCAGCTCGTAGGCCTGCAGGTAGACGGTCTTGAACTCCTCGAAGGAGATGCTCTCGGGACAGTTGATCGTCTT is a genomic window of Rhodospirillales bacterium containing:
- a CDS encoding PaaI family thioesterase; the protein is MPSFEPRNPDFRAVLAHYVGAQNYLSLLGVELARVEPGEADYRVPYRADLVQQNGFFHGGVIGGIAEAVMGAAAATLVAAGANVVGAEYKINLLAPGQGVALLACGVVVRPGRLIVCRADVFSLAEDGSRTLSAIAQGSMAVIAPR